The following is a genomic window from Neomonachus schauinslandi chromosome 15, ASM220157v2, whole genome shotgun sequence.
TCACGATGGACACATGCTGCTGCCTGCTGGCCTCGGGGGTCCCTCAACACAGTGGGGTTCAAGAGAAGGTAACCTCTGCCTCCAGAGGCCCCAGGAAGCCAGGGGTACCTTTGGCACTGCGGCCTGCAGCACGATGCTCTTGATAGGCAAGGGAGCCGTATTCAGCATGgataccaccaccaccagcacgtCAGGCCGTCCAGGTGGACACTCCTTGGCAAAGTGGAAGAGGATGCGGAAGCCATTTTTATCATAGGCTGTCACAGGAAGGGCGCTGCCTGCAGGAAGAGGTCAGGTGGGTGTGGAAGGAGAAACCCCACAGAGCCCGGAGGGGAGGGCGGGGCGACCCTGTGGCCAGCAGGCTCCCTGAAAGAATCTGGGAAAGAATGTGTCAGAACCACCCATGACTGCACAGTGGCAACTAGCGGAGGCCGAGACCACAGGAAAGCCGGTCACATTTGGCTCTAGGGACCCGGGCAAGGACAGCCTGGGCCCACCCCTCACTACCCATATCACTGCAAGCTGTGGGCCCCGCCTCGCCCTCCCACCCCAAGCTTCCCACACCTACTAGGCTTGATAGATTCCAGGGGGACGTGGACACTGGCCAGGGAGAGCTCTGGCCCCTTCATGGGGCTGCCCTGGGACTGGAAGGCAGGCGGCTGGAAGAGAgggctgccaggccctggggagaaggggaggagaggcctAGCAGTGGTGCTGGTGGggatcagaggggaggtggtggccCCAGGGAAGAAGATGGAAGAGACGGGTTTCACCAGGCCTGAGGTcctgagaggcaggaaggaggacaAGGTAAGTCAGAGATCAGGGGATGCTGCTGGGCCAACCCACACGTCCTCCATGGCACGGCTGGTTCTtactaccacccccaccccagtttcCAGATTCTAACATCAGAAGACCGAAAAGGAACACCCCAGGCCCTCCGGAGCTGCCTCCGGTTCCACCAGGCCCAGGCCCAACCCTCCGCACCCTCACATTTCCCACTCATTACACTCTGGTCTCTTCAAGAAGATGATCAAGGGCATCCAGCTGGTGTAGGGTGCTATCGCCCAAAGCTGAGCCATGGTACCCGAGGGCTGTGGACTCAGCCTTTGGGGCCGGGGCCAGTCCAGTCGGGAACAAGAAGGAGCCTGCTCTGGGTGCAGGAACACTGGCTGGAACCACGGGAGCTGGGAAGGGAGAAGGCAGCGGGGCCTGGGAGCTGCCTGCAGAGGGTGCTGAGGGCGGGACAAGAGGCCCATCTGAGGGGCTGCAGGCAGCACTCCCAGGCTTGGGGCTGCAGAAGTCCAGGTCCGACTGCTCGTTCTGTTAGGAGGGGAAAGTGCGAGTGAGCAAAGGGCAGGAAGGAGCTGTTGCAGTTGGTGGGTTTCAGGTCTCCAGCTCTGGCCCTCTTGGCTGGGGGGCCTGCTAGGACCCCACCGGACTAGCAGCTCACTGCCCCGGGCCTGCCGTTGGGTGGGATCCGTGTTCTCGAGCGCACCTGGGGCAGTGCCGGGGCGAGTAAGGACCGCCAAGACCACAGCCAACCGCAGTAGAGAACGAGCTGGGAAAGAGGAAGCCCGTGAAACTGGTCGAACATTTCAGTGATGCCCCTACCTGGAACAGGGGCCACTGGCTGTTTGCAGCTGACTCTCTGGGAGGAGCAGTGGGCGCTGGGTCAGTGAGGCCTGAAAAGAGAGAAGACGATGGTGACGAGAAGGGGCTCTGGCCTTGGGCAGCCCCACTGACTCTAGAAGGGTCACATGACGAAAGTCGCTGACGAAAGGGTGACAGGTGGGGACAAGGTATTTTTTCAGGCAGCCTCCAAAGGGAGAGGGGCGCAGAACAAGACGCTCAGTCCACCATGTCCGTTCCGGAGTTTGTGTGCACACTGCCCTGGGGGCCTGAGGGCACGGAACTTGACTCTCTTTATACCTGAAGTCCCCTTTCCCACCCCTGCTAAGTACATGGGGCACCCCACGGCCCTCTTGCCCATTCCACACGCCTTTCTGCTTTGCTGGCCCTACCAGGAGAAGCCCTTCACAGCCTCGCTCCAGGACGCACCCAAGCAGAGCAGCTCCTCGTCCAGCAAGCAGAGGGCGTTGCTTGTGCTGCTGGGTCCCGGGGGGGGCCTCAGCCTGGCTGGATGAGTGGCTGCGCCCAGGTCCTGAggtctgggggggtggggggagaatagGGATGCCAGAGGAcggtggggcaggggctggggccaaCACTGAGGATGAGCTGCTTGGTGTGTCCAACTCAGCAAGGTCGATGAGAGTGCCTTGGTTCCTAGAGCGGTTTCCTGGATGGGCGAATGGAAGGCGACACGAATGATTAGGGGCCACTCTAGTGGCTGCACAGCAGGAAGCAGAACCCTGAGTACATCGTCCAGCCTAACTAACACTgaagaaaagcaagcaaagaaaacCCCACCCATAGCTCCTGGTCCCTGGGAAGCTGGAGGAGCACTTGGAAGGGCTTAGAATCCCTTCGGGCCCCGTGGGATGACATGCAGGTCAAGCACTCGTGGCTGGGTGGTGGGGCCTGGGGCGGGTCTGGAAGGGTCCAAAATGGGGAACTAGAACATTTTACCTTCAGCGTCTGGCATGGCTGATGTGGCTACTTCACCATTGATAACTTGTCCTTCAACAATTGTTTTGTAAGAGTTGATGACCCGGGAGAGGTTGTCACTGGCCTGGAGGATGTCCCCTACAGCAGAAAGAGGTACTTCTGACTCCTGGCCAtgacactccccccaccccccggccaaATCCAAATTCCTGGGTCATCCTTGTCCACTACTCTTTGACTCACCCAAACTATTGTCGTTGTCCTCTGTCTCactggctagtttgaataatgtCCGCCTCTTACTCTCACACCGATCAAACAGCTCCTGAAAGAGTCCCAGACCTAAAAGTGAGAGCTACAAGGTCCCCTGCAATGATCTAATTCAGTGTCCACGTCCAGAAAGTCAGGGGCTCCCCCAGTGCCACGGCCACCGGCGGAACGGGGCTCCGAGCACGCCTCTGCCTGCTGCCGCTCCCACTGTGCTGCTGCAGCACCTAGGACGTCAGCTCAGGACGAGGGG
Proteins encoded in this region:
- the GGA3 gene encoding LOW QUALITY PROTEIN: ADP-ribosylation factor-binding protein GGA3 (The sequence of the model RefSeq protein was modified relative to this genomic sequence to represent the inferred CDS: deleted 1 base in 1 codon); amino-acid sequence: MAEAEGESLESWLNKATNPSNRQEDWEYIIGFCDQINKELEGPQIAVRLLAHKIQSPQEWEAVQALTVLEACMKNCGRRFHNEVGKFRFLNELIKVVSPKYLGDRVSEKVKTKVIELLYSWTLALPEETKIKDAYHMLKRQGIVQSDPLIPVDRTLIPSPPPRPKNPVFDDEEKSKLLAKLLKSKNPDDLQEANKLIKSMVKEDEARIQKVTKRLHTLEEVNNNVKLLNEMLLHYSKEDSSEADKELMKELFDRCESKRRTLFKLASETEDNDNSLGDILQASDNLSRVINSYKTIVEGQVINGEVATSAMPDAEGNRSRNQGTLIDLAELDTPSSSSSVLAPAPAPPSSGIPILPPPPQTSGPGRSHSSSQAEAPPGPSSTSNALCLLDEELLCLGLTDPAPTAPPRESAANSQWPLFQNEQSDLDFCSPKPGSAACSPSDGPLVPPSAPSAGSSQAPLPSPFPAPVVPASVPAPRAGSFLFPTGLAPAPKAESTALGYHGSALGDSTLHQLDALDHLLEETRVTSGLVKPVSSIFFPGATTSPLIPTSTTARPLLPFSPGPGSPLFQPPAFQSQGSPMKGPELSLASVHVPLESIKPSSALPVTAYDKNGFRILFHFAKECPPGRPDVLVVVVSMLNTAPLPIKSIVLQAAVPKSMKVKLQPPSGTELSPFSPVQPPAAITQVMLLANPLKEKARLRYRLTFALGEQLSTEVGEVDQFPPVEQWGNL